Proteins encoded by one window of Acetivibrio thermocellus ATCC 27405:
- a CDS encoding SpoIIE family protein phosphatase, with product MDALNNKLYFIDSTKHKIFVEQIINGMHDWVRVIDINDNIIFVNESMAKALGKNVIGEKCYKAIGKSEPCENCTSRKAVFEGTIQAKEEIIGDRIFSVKSSPIRDENGQITAVVEVLRDITEMKKMQKKILEHNQKLQSELNMARRLQCSLLPKELPQDKIDFSYVYRPCEAIGGDFLDIFKIDDEHIGIYIADVSGHGVPASMLTVFLRSSINKKTLSPAEALNQLYKEFNRDYYDQELYITIFYAIIDTKNKNIIYSNAGHNASPVLFNHESHRFDILRIPGVPISDWVDNPEYTEKSISIEKGDRLFMYTDGIVELRNNKGEQFGEERLLNILLGEKMPPAMTLDRIIEAAMEFANIKNFNKIIDDITMALLEIL from the coding sequence ATGGATGCATTAAATAACAAGCTTTATTTTATAGACAGCACGAAACATAAGATCTTTGTAGAACAAATTATAAACGGAATGCATGACTGGGTAAGGGTTATTGATATTAACGACAATATAATCTTTGTCAACGAATCCATGGCAAAAGCACTGGGCAAAAACGTAATCGGGGAAAAATGTTATAAAGCCATCGGAAAAAGCGAGCCCTGTGAAAACTGTACCTCAAGAAAAGCAGTTTTCGAAGGAACAATTCAAGCCAAGGAAGAAATCATAGGGGATAGAATTTTCTCCGTCAAAAGTTCCCCCATCAGGGATGAGAACGGCCAAATTACCGCTGTTGTTGAAGTTCTCCGTGACATAACCGAAATGAAAAAAATGCAGAAAAAAATCCTTGAGCACAACCAAAAACTTCAGAGCGAGCTTAACATGGCAAGAAGACTTCAATGCAGCCTTCTTCCAAAGGAACTGCCCCAGGACAAGATTGATTTCTCATATGTTTACAGGCCCTGTGAAGCCATCGGAGGGGACTTTTTGGATATATTCAAGATCGATGATGAGCACATTGGAATATATATCGCCGATGTATCCGGGCATGGAGTACCGGCTTCAATGCTTACAGTTTTCTTACGCTCTTCAATAAACAAAAAAACCCTTTCGCCCGCAGAAGCTTTAAATCAGCTCTACAAAGAGTTTAACCGGGATTATTATGACCAGGAGTTGTACATCACAATATTTTATGCCATCATTGACACTAAAAATAAAAATATCATATATTCAAATGCAGGCCACAACGCCAGTCCCGTATTATTCAACCATGAAAGCCACAGGTTCGACATTCTTAGAATACCCGGAGTTCCCATCAGTGACTGGGTTGACAATCCGGAATATACTGAAAAAAGTATTTCAATTGAAAAAGGCGACCGATTGTTTATGTATACCGACGGTATTGTGGAACTGCGAAACAACAAAGGTGAGCAGTTTGGCGAGGAAAGGCTCCTTAACATTTTGCTGGGTGAAAAAATGCCTCCTGCAATGACTCTTGACCGCATCATAGAAGCTGCCATGGAATTTGCAAATATCAAAAATTTCAATAAAATAATAGACGATATTACAATGGCCTTGCTGGAAATCTTATAA
- a CDS encoding glycosyl hydrolase family 8: MKRFYLGLVVIVSFVLMLGGIIYSRRFGNGLLTDASGIFLDGDFQRNKYGEKKHILLKFIKSRLMDSEGGITTNTHPSMGDSNTLSESTGILMECALINNDKNLFDMEYRYIKVNLVTENFFIKWKEGNDVFCNASIDDLRIIGALLEAYEKWGEKDYKNFALLLQKKIYDVQVKDGSLYEFFDWKYNIPKTSTPLCYLNLKVIKKLQKYNKGWRKVYDRSLNIIKKGKIETSPLFYKYFDYNLGRYSFDEEYQEKGGICLVYTLYTALSMAEAGIFDDELLNWLRNEMEKGKVYAWYNPYSQKPVSDMESTAVYALGSIFAGLSGDEVLSQKLLDRMLEFMVTDENSQYYGGFGNSETGEFYSFDNLMALKALALAEKP; the protein is encoded by the coding sequence TATTTGGGGCTTGTTGTCATTGTTTCTTTTGTTCTCATGCTCGGAGGCATAATTTACAGCCGGAGATTTGGAAACGGACTTTTAACTGACGCATCCGGCATATTTTTGGACGGAGATTTCCAAAGAAATAAGTACGGGGAAAAAAAACACATCCTTTTAAAATTTATAAAGAGCCGTCTGATGGATTCTGAAGGAGGAATCACAACGAACACCCACCCGAGTATGGGAGATTCAAACACTTTGTCGGAGTCAACAGGCATACTTATGGAATGCGCTCTTATAAACAACGATAAGAATTTGTTTGACATGGAATACCGGTATATTAAGGTAAATCTTGTAACTGAGAACTTCTTTATAAAATGGAAAGAGGGAAATGACGTTTTCTGCAATGCTTCCATAGATGATTTAAGGATTATTGGCGCGCTTCTTGAAGCATATGAAAAGTGGGGGGAAAAAGATTATAAAAATTTTGCACTTTTGCTGCAGAAAAAAATATATGATGTCCAGGTAAAAGACGGAAGTCTTTATGAGTTTTTTGACTGGAAGTACAACATTCCAAAGACTTCCACTCCTTTGTGTTATTTAAATTTGAAAGTAATAAAAAAATTGCAGAAATACAATAAAGGCTGGAGAAAAGTATATGATAGAAGTTTGAATATCATTAAGAAAGGGAAGATTGAGACTTCACCTTTATTTTACAAATATTTTGACTACAACCTTGGCAGGTATTCTTTTGATGAAGAGTATCAGGAAAAGGGCGGAATATGCCTGGTGTATACCCTTTACACCGCTCTTTCCATGGCAGAGGCCGGCATTTTCGATGATGAACTCCTAAACTGGCTTCGAAATGAGATGGAAAAAGGTAAAGTATATGCATGGTATAATCCGTACAGCCAAAAACCTGTGTCCGATATGGAAAGCACGGCAGTATATGCTTTGGGCTCGATTTTTGCCGGACTTTCGGGGGATGAAGTGCTTTCTCAAAAACTTTTGGACAGAATGCTTGAGTTTATGGTGACCGATGAAAATTCCCAATATTACGGAGGATTTGGGAACAGTGAGACAGGAGAATTTTATTCCTTTGACAATCTTATGGCACTAAAAGCACTGGCTTTGGCCGAGAAACCGTGA